The following proteins are co-located in the Desulfovibrio legallii genome:
- a CDS encoding aryl-sulfate sulfotransferase, with the protein MNTTVCSFLAGTVALLTLGFSGGAAAYEIHDGPTGVIKYESEKTFNGYTLFAPTYKCTTTYLMDMNGDVVHTWQSKYPPGLYAILLPNGNLLRAAAPKEQPTKIGGAGGILEELDWNSNVIWSYRMLSENEIQHHCFDRMSNGNTLVLGWERKTPAEFQAKGRKPGTWPKEAKIKGQVVRDFWVDFVREVDRDGKTVWEWHAWDHIGTGPDQLDINYALPTPVGPGYDSFDWSHFNTVQYLPKTDQVLLNSRNFSEVFIVDKKSGKIVQRWGNPSTHGQGARPGWYDDGSQQVFGEHNATMLPNGNVQIFDNGSERPEGNRSRVIEVDLKSGKIVWQYAANGSNSFFSYRQGAAQRLSNGNVLVTSTHQGHLFEVTPAGEVVWEFVNPIMAGKAKPVFSDRADAVPNAHQTFTNMIHRAYRYAPDYPGLKGRDLSRKQPLLPGYPRFFEVWKPAAAQ; encoded by the coding sequence ATGAACACCACAGTATGTTCTTTTTTGGCCGGGACAGTGGCGCTGCTAACGCTGGGATTTTCCGGCGGGGCCGCAGCCTACGAAATCCACGACGGACCTACCGGCGTCATCAAATACGAATCGGAAAAAACCTTTAATGGCTACACCTTGTTTGCGCCCACGTACAAATGTACCACGACCTACCTTATGGACATGAACGGCGATGTGGTCCACACATGGCAAAGCAAGTACCCCCCAGGGCTCTACGCCATTCTGCTGCCCAACGGCAACCTGCTGCGGGCGGCGGCCCCCAAGGAGCAGCCGACAAAAATAGGCGGCGCAGGCGGCATCCTTGAGGAGCTGGACTGGAACAGCAATGTGATCTGGTCCTACCGCATGCTCTCGGAGAATGAGATACAGCACCACTGCTTCGACCGTATGTCCAACGGCAATACCCTGGTGCTCGGCTGGGAACGCAAAACCCCGGCGGAATTCCAGGCCAAAGGGCGCAAGCCCGGCACCTGGCCCAAAGAAGCCAAAATCAAAGGACAGGTGGTGCGCGATTTTTGGGTGGATTTTGTACGCGAGGTGGACAGAGACGGCAAAACTGTCTGGGAATGGCACGCCTGGGACCATATCGGCACCGGCCCGGACCAGCTGGACATCAACTACGCCTTGCCCACGCCCGTGGGCCCCGGCTACGACAGCTTTGACTGGTCGCACTTCAATACCGTGCAGTACCTGCCGAAAACCGATCAGGTTCTGCTCAACTCCCGCAATTTCAGCGAAGTCTTTATTGTGGACAAAAAAAGCGGGAAAATCGTGCAGCGCTGGGGCAACCCCTCCACGCACGGCCAGGGCGCGCGCCCCGGCTGGTATGACGATGGGTCGCAACAGGTTTTTGGCGAGCACAACGCCACCATGCTGCCCAACGGCAACGTGCAGATCTTTGATAATGGCTCTGAACGGCCCGAAGGCAACCGCTCACGCGTTATTGAAGTGGATTTGAAATCCGGCAAAATCGTCTGGCAATACGCGGCCAACGGCTCCAACAGCTTCTTCAGCTACCGCCAGGGCGCGGCGCAACGCCTGTCCAACGGCAACGTGCTGGTTACCTCCACCCATCAGGGGCATCTTTTTGAAGTGACCCCGGCGGGAGAGGTGGTCTGGGAGTTCGTCAACCCCATCATGGCAGGCAAGGCCAAACCGGTCTTTTCCGACAGGGCCGACGCTGTGCCCAATGCCCATCAGACTTTCACAAATATGATCCACCGCGCGTATCGCTACGCGCCGGACTACCCCGGCCTCAAAGGCAGGGATCTGAGTCGGAAGCAACCTCTTCTGCCCGGCTACCCTCGCTTTTTTGAGGTCTGGAAACCCGCGGCGGCTC